A genome region from Chryseobacterium sp. G0186 includes the following:
- the recF gene encoding DNA replication/repair protein RecF (All proteins in this family for which functions are known are DNA-binding proteins that assist the filamentation of RecA onto DNA for the initiation of recombination or recombinational repair.) produces MIIKKLSLYNFKNHSEKKFEFSPQINCFVGNNGVGKTNILDALHYLSVGKSFLGNTDLNNIKREEDFFTIDAEIQNEESEDIIRITQPREAKKVIKKNDKSYDRLADHIGYLPSVMISPYDSNLISDSGESRRKFLDSMISQTDSEYLFDLIQYQKTIQQRNALLKYFAKNRTWDKDSLEIYDDPITRFGTQIFNKRKMFVERLNPIVQNFYQIISGGKETVSVIYESHLLETPFAELLKESLERDRMLTYTSKGIHKDDLLFEMDHVLIKKIGSQGQQKSFLISLKLAQMSLVKELTKKTPILLLDDIFDKLDDTRVSQLIELVNRESFGQIFITDTHRERTESVVKKINEESIIFEV; encoded by the coding sequence ATGATTATCAAGAAGCTTTCCCTTTACAATTTCAAGAACCACTCTGAGAAAAAATTTGAATTTTCCCCGCAGATCAACTGTTTTGTGGGCAATAATGGTGTGGGAAAGACCAATATCCTGGATGCACTGCATTATTTATCAGTAGGGAAAAGCTTTTTAGGAAATACAGATCTTAACAATATCAAAAGAGAGGAAGATTTCTTTACCATTGATGCTGAAATTCAGAACGAGGAAAGTGAAGATATCATTAGAATCACCCAGCCCAGGGAAGCTAAAAAAGTTATCAAAAAAAATGATAAAAGCTATGACAGGCTTGCTGATCATATCGGATATTTACCCAGTGTAATGATTTCACCCTATGATTCCAACCTTATTTCTGATTCCGGGGAAAGCAGACGAAAGTTTTTGGATTCAATGATCTCCCAAACGGATTCTGAGTATCTTTTTGATCTGATCCAATACCAAAAAACCATTCAGCAGAGAAATGCCTTACTGAAATATTTTGCCAAGAACAGAACCTGGGATAAGGATTCACTGGAAATTTATGATGATCCGATTACCCGATTCGGAACCCAGATTTTTAATAAGAGAAAAATGTTTGTAGAACGGTTAAATCCTATTGTTCAGAACTTTTATCAGATTATTTCCGGAGGAAAAGAGACTGTTTCTGTTATTTATGAATCTCATTTACTGGAAACTCCTTTTGCAGAGCTTTTAAAGGAAAGCCTTGAAAGAGACCGTATGCTTACTTATACTTCCAAGGGGATTCACAAGGACGATCTTCTTTTTGAGATGGATCATGTTCTCATCAAAAAAATTGGTTCACAAGGGCAGCAGAAATCATTCCTGATCTCGCTTAAACTTGCTCAAATGAGCCTGGTAAAGGAATTGACAAAGAAAACCCCTATCTTATTGCTGGATGATATCTTTGATAAGCTTGATGATACAAGGGTTTCACAATTAATAGAATTGGTCAACAGAGAAAGCTTCGGGCAGATATTTATTACGGATACTCATAGAGAGCGAACAGAAAGTGTGGTAAAGAAAATCAACGAGGAAAGCATTATCTTTGAGGTATGA